GACGGCAAGGATATCCTCGCACCGAAATGCGATATCAACCGCATTCGGGCCGAGGTGGGCATGGTTTTCCAGCATTTTCATCTCTTTCCGCACAAGACGGTTTTGGAAAATCTGACCATGGCTCAGATGACCGTTCGCAAACGGCCCAAAAAAGAGGCCGAGCAGGTGGGGATGGCTTTGTTGGACAAGGTCGGGATTCAAGCCAAGCACAGTTCCCACCCGGAACAATTGTCCGGCGGTCAGCAGCAGCGCGTGGCCATCGCACGCTCCCTGGCCATGAATCCCAAGGCTATGCTCTTTGACGAACCCACGTCGGCCCTGGATCCGGAGATGATCGGTGAGGTGCTTGATGTCATGAAAACCCTTGCCAAAGAGGGTATGACTATGGTCGTCGTGACCCATGAAATGGGGTTTGCCCGGGAAGTGGCCGATCGGGTCTTGTTCATGGACGAGGGCCGGATCGTGGAAGAGGGGACGCCGGAACATTTTTTCCAGAATCCCCAGCACCCGAGGACGAAATTGTTTTTGAGCCAAATCCTTTAGACCAGGAGCACCTGTATGATGAAACATCTTGTAATGTGGACACTCAAGGAAGAGGCTAATGGCCAGAGCGCGGCAGCCAACGCCAAGGTTATGACCGATATGCTCCAGGCTCTGCCCGGGCTGATTCCGGAAATCCGCCACCTTGAAGTCAGTACCCGTATCGCCCAGGCCGACCCGGGCTGTGATTGTGTTTTGTATACGGAATTTGATTCTCAGGAGGACCTGGACGCCTATCAGGTCCATCCCGAACACCAGAAGTGCGTGGCGTTTATCAA
The sequence above is drawn from the Desulfohalobium retbaense DSM 5692 genome and encodes:
- a CDS encoding amino acid ABC transporter ATP-binding protein, with translation MIEVHSIDKFFYIPEEVQALSQVSCTVAAGEVVVVIGPSGSGKSTFLRCLNRLEYADTGSIRIDGKDILAPKCDINRIRAEVGMVFQHFHLFPHKTVLENLTMAQMTVRKRPKKEAEQVGMALLDKVGIQAKHSSHPEQLSGGQQQRVAIARSLAMNPKAMLFDEPTSALDPEMIGEVLDVMKTLAKEGMTMVVVTHEMGFAREVADRVLFMDEGRIVEEGTPEHFFQNPQHPRTKLFLSQIL
- a CDS encoding Dabb family protein, yielding MMKHLVMWTLKEEANGQSAAANAKVMTDMLQALPGLIPEIRHLEVSTRIAQADPGCDCVLYTEFDSQEDLDAYQVHPEHQKCVAFIKDVVAERRVLDYWA